In a single window of the Halanaerobiaceae bacterium ANBcell28 genome:
- a CDS encoding FHA domain-containing protein yields MNMSRCKSGHLFNPKKYSNCPYCDEETLQDNIKSNVQKRKKSNTVSNTNENGVKTLAYWDQETGVNPVVGWIVCIEGPEQGKDYKIISEKNFIGRSEEMHIHIAEDESISRRNHAVISYNPKQRDFVLIPGQDTTGMIYINEEPVYAATEMSAYDVLEIGSSKFIFIALCGQHFEWENE; encoded by the coding sequence ATGAATATGAGTAGATGTAAAAGCGGTCATTTGTTTAATCCAAAAAAATATAGTAATTGTCCATACTGTGATGAAGAAACATTACAAGATAATATAAAGTCAAATGTACAAAAAAGAAAGAAATCAAATACGGTATCAAATACCAATGAAAACGGAGTAAAAACCTTGGCTTATTGGGATCAAGAAACAGGTGTAAATCCAGTAGTAGGATGGATTGTATGTATAGAAGGACCTGAACAGGGAAAAGATTATAAAATTATCAGTGAAAAGAATTTTATTGGACGTTCAGAAGAAATGCATATTCACATTGCAGAAGATGAGTCAATTTCACGAAGAAATCATGCTGTTATCAGTTATAACCCAAAACAACGGGATTTTGTATTAATACCCGGTCAGGACACTACTGGAATGATATATATAAATGAAGAGCCTGTATATGCGGCAACAGAGATGTCAGCATATGATGTATTAGAAATAGGAAGTAGCAAATTCATTTTCATTGCTTTATGTGGTCAGCATTTTGAATGGGAAAATGAATAA
- a CDS encoding protein phosphatase 2C domain-containing protein, with product MIINLSIFNIIFSSIIILVIILLLFLRYKIKENISLPVLLSASAQSPGARKEQEDSLSYIDDEDSLLAVLADGMGGLSSGKKASSFVVKFFIEEFAKKDISDSINNFLINTTYLSNSNLLKEAAGENIGTTLIAIFIKDDNLYWVSVGDSQIYLFRNNYVQEINPRHTYAMTLQEAYENGEISRETAKTHPKRNRLISYLGYKDFHLLDYSKTPIKLNKGDKIILCSDGIYNTLSSFELEEILKLRKLDPQSDVNLILETVLSKNIHKQDNASIMIIEKTK from the coding sequence ATGATAATTAATTTATCAATCTTTAATATTATTTTCTCTTCTATTATTATCTTAGTAATTATACTTTTGCTTTTTCTAAGATATAAAATAAAGGAAAATATAAGTTTACCTGTATTATTATCTGCTTCTGCCCAATCACCTGGGGCGAGAAAAGAGCAAGAGGATTCTTTATCTTATATTGATGATGAAGATAGTCTTTTAGCAGTTTTAGCAGACGGTATGGGTGGTTTATCTTCTGGTAAAAAAGCAAGTAGTTTTGTTGTAAAATTTTTTATAGAAGAGTTTGCAAAAAAAGATATTAGTGATTCAATTAATAATTTTCTTATAAATACTACATATTTGAGTAATTCAAATCTTTTAAAAGAAGCAGCTGGGGAGAATATCGGTACTACCCTTATAGCTATATTTATAAAAGATGATAATTTATATTGGGTTTCAGTTGGAGATAGTCAAATATATTTATTTCGCAATAATTATGTGCAAGAAATTAATCCTCGACATACTTATGCGATGACTCTTCAAGAAGCGTATGAAAATGGAGAAATCAGTAGAGAAACTGCTAAAACCCATCCTAAGCGTAATCGTTTGATAAGTTATTTAGGCTATAAAGACTTTCATCTTTTGGATTATAGTAAAACTCCAATTAAGCTAAATAAAGGAGATAAGATCATATTATGTAGTGATGGTATATATAACACATTATCATCTTTTGAACTTGAAGAGATACTTAAATTAAGAAAATTAGATCCTCAATCAGACGTAAATTTAATTTTAGAAACTGTACTAAGTAAAAATATACATAAGCAGGATAATGCAAGTATAATGATTATAGAAAAAACAAAATAA
- a CDS encoding PAAR-like protein translates to MEEYNYLNGEENTNDNFIEKGKGRLVINDNFIGKNIKIINAKEHLFEDAYGNKYKKHKNNLFVLYYCNEGENNVLAIEGFVEGDYGLWLTEKAPYIIEDNFIVNSFSGKKAEISDVLALEENNWLEEDERIKDDFLWIYPREELVFPEDDIDDKSSNKETEDSSDNGYDSDNSVSNQKGQDNSNSSMNANEKKKQFELEENSLQAKDIGKNGQLYVCDGAILRCSKGTAPCRFNVIPKDKVFIKGKAMATIKDNTIANIPTFATCMRKYSPPCTPNLIGTWQKGKTDVLISNTPALLEKSNIRCTFGGTIKVQNPGQNLLKE, encoded by the coding sequence TTGGAAGAATATAACTATTTAAATGGTGAAGAAAATACTAATGATAATTTTATAGAAAAAGGAAAAGGCAGACTAGTTATTAATGATAATTTTATCGGAAAAAATATTAAAATTATTAATGCAAAAGAACATCTATTTGAAGATGCTTATGGTAATAAATATAAAAAGCACAAAAACAATCTATTTGTATTATATTACTGTAATGAAGGAGAAAATAATGTTCTGGCAATAGAGGGGTTTGTGGAAGGAGACTATGGACTGTGGCTCACAGAGAAAGCTCCCTATATTATAGAAGACAATTTTATAGTGAATTCTTTTAGCGGTAAAAAAGCAGAAATTAGTGATGTATTAGCTCTTGAAGAAAATAACTGGTTGGAAGAAGATGAAAGAATTAAAGATGATTTTTTGTGGATTTATCCTAGAGAGGAATTAGTATTTCCTGAGGATGATATTGATGATAAATCCTCTAATAAAGAAACAGAAGACTCATCTGATAATGGATATGATAGTGATAATTCTGTATCTAATCAGAAAGGTCAGGATAATAGTAATTCTAGTATGAATGCTAATGAAAAAAAGAAACAATTTGAACTAGAAGAAAACAGTTTACAGGCAAAAGATATAGGTAAAAATGGTCAACTTTACGTGTGTGATGGTGCAATTTTACGTTGTTCAAAGGGGACAGCCCCTTGTAGGTTTAATGTAATTCCTAAAGACAAAGTATTTATAAAAGGTAAAGCAATGGCAACAATAAAGGACAATACCATTGCTAATATTCCAACATTTGCTACTTGTATGAGGAAATATTCACCTCCTTGTACACCTAACCTTATAGGAACGTGGCAAAAAGGAAAGACAGATGTTCTTATCTCTAATACCCCTGCTTTATTAGAGAAGTCAAATATAAGGTGTACCTTTGGCGGAACTATTAAGGTACAAAATCCAGGACAGAACTTACTAAAGGAATAA